The following coding sequences lie in one Megalodesulfovibrio gigas DSM 1382 = ATCC 19364 genomic window:
- a CDS encoding CBS domain-containing protein produces MTQTKLHAPLVITGHTNADFDALAAMVAASKLYPGAVLVFPGSQERTLRNFFIQSAVYLFNFKNPKDIDPVSVQTLVLVDSRQRSRFPHVKAVLDRRDAGEAVDIHIYDHHPDAMDPDDDLSFSTGHVEAMGATTTIICRILQDRGISLNQDEATLLGLGIYEDTGSFTFPSTTPEDLEIAAWLKRQGMDLSVVGELLQRELTVEQVKVLGTLLESAVTHEINGVPVVMAEVSLESYLGDFAILAHKLLDMENIRVLFALGRMQDRVHVVARSRTPDVDVGLICSSLGGGGHAYAASATVKDKTIVQVKDELFALLFSHINPHILAMRIMSKPPVTVEATQPINDAVEIMTRYGFKALPVAAPGTLMCEGVLDHSTADKAQSHGLGHIPVSEYMQRDCAVVTPHADLYPVMEIIVGQRQRLAPVVEDGEMVGVITRTDLINTLIEEPARIPEMLLPEKSRERNVSALFHDQLPRPVLALLEDAGRLGDELGVPVYAVGGFVRDLLLKSPTLDLDLVVEGDGQAFARAFAARHQGRVREHSKFKTAVVVLPHFTINANQPPREQKVDVATARLEYYEYPAALPTVELSSIKMDLYRRDFTINALAVELNPASFGRLVDFFGSQRDIKDRVIRVLHSLSFVEDPTRMLRAVRFSQRYDFRIGKQTLRLIKNALQLNLLDRLSGHRIFNELKLILNEEEFLQDLEMMQDLGILKAIHPKLEMTPHRKALLEELDKILTWYGLLYQSPTPRRWLLCLLAMAATWKEEELLALTVRLGLSKKEERELVTLRRSVHKAMDLLKRWCAGDKSLSELYGIMHQTPLEGALLLMAKFDDDCIKKHLSLYLTTLRGIQLQMSGEHLMDMGLPPGPIYTRILDSIRAAKLDGRASTLAAELALAEILVRQYWDAQQQPGS; encoded by the coding sequence ATGACCCAGACCAAACTTCACGCCCCGCTGGTGATCACCGGCCACACCAACGCCGACTTCGACGCCCTGGCCGCCATGGTGGCCGCCAGCAAACTGTACCCCGGCGCTGTGCTCGTCTTTCCCGGCAGCCAGGAACGCACCCTGCGCAACTTTTTCATCCAAAGCGCGGTGTATCTCTTCAACTTCAAGAATCCAAAGGATATCGACCCGGTTTCGGTGCAGACGCTGGTCCTGGTGGATTCGCGCCAGCGCAGCCGCTTTCCCCATGTGAAGGCGGTGCTGGATCGCCGCGACGCCGGCGAGGCCGTGGATATCCACATCTACGACCATCATCCCGACGCCATGGACCCGGACGACGATCTCTCCTTCTCCACCGGCCACGTGGAAGCCATGGGGGCCACCACCACCATCATCTGCCGCATCCTGCAGGACCGCGGCATCAGCCTGAACCAGGACGAAGCCACGCTGCTGGGGCTGGGCATCTATGAAGACACGGGCTCCTTCACCTTCCCGTCCACCACGCCCGAGGATCTGGAGATTGCGGCCTGGCTCAAGCGTCAGGGCATGGACCTTTCCGTGGTGGGCGAACTGCTGCAGCGCGAACTGACCGTGGAGCAGGTGAAGGTGCTGGGCACCCTGCTGGAAAGCGCGGTGACGCACGAAATCAACGGCGTGCCTGTGGTCATGGCCGAGGTGAGCCTGGAAAGCTACCTGGGCGACTTCGCCATCCTGGCCCACAAGCTCCTGGACATGGAAAACATCCGCGTCCTCTTCGCCCTGGGCCGCATGCAGGATCGCGTGCACGTGGTGGCCCGCAGCCGCACGCCGGATGTGGATGTGGGGCTCATCTGCAGTTCCCTGGGCGGCGGCGGGCACGCCTACGCCGCCTCCGCCACGGTGAAGGACAAGACCATAGTTCAAGTGAAGGATGAACTTTTCGCCCTGCTCTTCTCGCACATCAATCCGCACATCCTGGCCATGCGCATCATGTCCAAGCCGCCCGTGACCGTGGAAGCCACGCAGCCCATCAACGACGCCGTGGAAATCATGACCCGCTACGGCTTCAAGGCCCTGCCCGTGGCCGCGCCGGGAACCCTGATGTGCGAAGGCGTGCTGGACCACTCCACGGCAGACAAGGCCCAGTCCCACGGGCTGGGGCACATCCCGGTTTCGGAGTACATGCAGCGGGATTGCGCCGTGGTCACGCCTCATGCGGATTTGTACCCGGTGATGGAGATCATCGTCGGCCAGCGGCAGCGGCTGGCCCCGGTGGTGGAAGACGGCGAAATGGTGGGCGTGATCACCCGCACGGACCTGATCAACACCCTCATCGAGGAGCCGGCCCGCATCCCGGAAATGCTGCTGCCGGAAAAGTCCCGGGAGCGCAACGTCTCCGCCCTGTTCCACGACCAGTTGCCCAGGCCCGTGCTGGCGCTTTTGGAAGACGCCGGCCGCCTGGGCGATGAACTGGGCGTGCCCGTGTATGCCGTGGGCGGCTTTGTGCGGGATCTGCTCCTGAAAAGCCCCACGCTGGATCTGGATCTGGTGGTGGAAGGCGACGGCCAGGCCTTTGCCCGCGCCTTTGCTGCCCGGCACCAGGGCCGCGTGCGCGAGCATTCCAAATTCAAGACCGCCGTGGTGGTGCTGCCGCATTTCACCATCAACGCCAACCAGCCCCCCCGCGAGCAGAAGGTGGATGTGGCCACCGCCCGCCTTGAATACTACGAATACCCTGCCGCCCTGCCCACGGTCGAGCTTTCCTCCATCAAGATGGACCTCTACCGCCGCGATTTCACCATCAATGCCCTGGCCGTGGAGCTGAACCCGGCCAGCTTCGGCCGGCTGGTGGACTTCTTCGGCAGCCAGCGCGACATCAAGGATCGCGTCATCCGCGTGCTGCACTCCCTGAGCTTCGTGGAAGACCCCACACGCATGCTGCGGGCTGTGCGCTTCTCCCAGCGCTACGACTTCCGCATCGGCAAGCAGACCCTGCGGCTCATCAAGAACGCCCTGCAGCTCAACCTGCTGGACCGTCTGAGCGGGCACCGCATTTTCAATGAATTGAAATTAATTCTTAATGAGGAAGAATTCCTGCAGGATCTCGAAATGATGCAGGACCTCGGCATTCTCAAGGCCATCCATCCCAAACTGGAGATGACGCCCCACCGCAAGGCGCTGCTGGAAGAGCTGGACAAAATTCTCACCTGGTACGGCCTGTTGTATCAGAGCCCCACCCCGCGGCGCTGGCTGCTCTGCCTGCTGGCCATGGCCGCCACCTGGAAGGAAGAAGAACTGCTGGCGCTCACCGTCCGCCTGGGTCTTTCCAAAAAGGAGGAACGGGAACTGGTGACCCTGCGCCGCAGCGTGCACAAGGCCATGGATCTGCTCAAACGCTGGTGCGCCGGGGACAAGAGCCTCTCCGAGCTTTACGGCATCATGCACCAGACGCCCCTGGAAGGCGCCCTGCTGCTCATGGCCAAATTTGATGACGACTGCATCAAGAAGCACCTTTCCCTGTACCTGACCACCCTGCGCGGCATCCAGCTGCAGATGAGCGGCGAGCACCTGATGGACATGGGCCTGCCCCCCGGCCCCATCTACACCCGCATCCTGGATTCCATCCGCGCCGCCAAGCTGGACGGCCGCGCCTCCACCCTGGCCGCAGAACTGGCCCTGGCCGAAATCCTGGTGCGCCAGTATTGGGATGCGCAGCAGCAGCCCGGCTCCTGA
- a CDS encoding metal-dependent hydrolase, with product MPGYKLHLVGGGALVGSALAVTHHCEVAVFDPFTASALMVVGLLASLFPDVDINSKGKHLFYALLVVVDLVLMVQERYQWAAILGFVAMLPAVSKHRGFTHRWWAAVLIPALVCTLPVWFYQLPWQVMLPWYIAAVLGYASHLILDNVL from the coding sequence ATGCCAGGATACAAACTGCATCTGGTCGGTGGCGGCGCCCTGGTGGGCAGCGCACTGGCTGTCACACACCATTGCGAGGTGGCGGTATTCGATCCGTTCACCGCATCCGCGCTCATGGTCGTCGGGTTGTTGGCCTCGCTTTTTCCCGATGTGGATATCAACTCCAAAGGGAAACATCTGTTTTACGCCTTGCTGGTAGTGGTGGATCTGGTGCTCATGGTGCAGGAGCGCTACCAATGGGCCGCCATCCTGGGCTTTGTGGCCATGCTGCCGGCTGTCTCCAAACATCGGGGGTTCACGCATCGATGGTGGGCGGCGGTGCTCATCCCGGCGCTTGTGTGCACCCTGCCCGTCTGGTTCTATCAACTTCCCTGGCAGGTGATGCTGCCATGGTACATCGCCGCCGTGTTGGGCTACGCCAGCCATCTGATACTGGACAACGTCTTATAG
- a CDS encoding Tim44 domain-containing protein: MLRSVFVPLSRSAATLARIPLMALCLMLTTAEFSDAKRMGGGKSFGSKPSYSNSQPAAPQSPSAQRQAAGTQGQQQNQPGQAAQPAAKPGLLSGGLGGMLGGLLMGGLLGSMLFGGGLGGGFGGILELLLLGLVAFMAFRFFRNRRAAQANNMEPAMATAGTSARSTAHEPAGQQSHHQNSGWGNLREQEEQPQTPAGPTMPPGLDEASFLEGARLLYGRLQASWDKRDLADIRSFTSDEVYAEIARQAQDDPTPGTTEILYLDAKVLEVRRNGAETVIAVLYDAMLREEREADRPSQVREVWHFSRDESQTNPEWTLEGIQQMQG, from the coding sequence ATGCTTCGCTCTGTTTTCGTTCCCCTCTCCCGCAGCGCCGCCACTCTGGCGCGTATTCCCTTGATGGCCCTCTGTCTGATGCTGACCACAGCGGAGTTCTCCGACGCCAAGCGCATGGGCGGCGGCAAATCCTTTGGCAGCAAGCCCTCGTACAGCAACAGCCAGCCGGCGGCTCCGCAATCGCCGTCTGCCCAGCGCCAGGCAGCCGGCACCCAGGGGCAGCAGCAGAACCAGCCCGGTCAGGCGGCGCAGCCGGCGGCCAAGCCCGGTCTGCTTTCCGGTGGCCTTGGCGGCATGCTGGGCGGGCTGCTCATGGGCGGGCTGCTGGGCAGCATGCTCTTTGGCGGCGGCCTTGGGGGCGGGTTCGGCGGCATACTGGAACTGCTGCTGCTGGGGCTGGTCGCGTTCATGGCCTTCCGCTTCTTCCGCAACCGTCGGGCCGCCCAGGCCAACAACATGGAACCGGCCATGGCCACGGCCGGGACCTCGGCCCGCAGTACGGCGCACGAGCCTGCCGGCCAGCAGTCCCATCATCAGAACAGCGGCTGGGGCAACCTGCGCGAGCAGGAGGAGCAGCCCCAGACTCCGGCCGGCCCGACCATGCCTCCTGGCCTGGACGAAGCCTCCTTCCTGGAAGGCGCCCGCCTGCTCTATGGTCGGCTGCAGGCCTCCTGGGACAAGCGCGATCTGGCCGACATTCGCAGCTTCACCAGCGATGAAGTCTATGCCGAGATTGCCCGTCAGGCCCAGGACGATCCCACCCCCGGCACCACCGAGATCCTGTACCTGGACGCCAAGGTGCTGGAAGTGCGTCGCAATGGCGCGGAAACCGTCATCGCCGTGCTGTACGACGCCATGCTGCGCGAGGAGCGCGAGGCCGACCGTCCTTCCCAGGTGCGCGAAGTCTGGCACTTCAGCCGGGACGAATCCCAGACCAACCCGGAATGGACGCTGGAGGGCATCCAGCAGATGCAGGGCTGA